Proteins co-encoded in one Pseudoliparis swirei isolate HS2019 ecotype Mariana Trench chromosome 7, NWPU_hadal_v1, whole genome shotgun sequence genomic window:
- the LOC130196049 gene encoding zona pellucida sperm-binding protein 3-like has protein sequence MNTSCFGVLLLVGLCFRSYSAFPPKGYSRHASIQSPQITGSSQHTLQAKDPSEEQEQVNTVRVTCHPDSLEIIIQADMFEVGAPVNGDELRLGVAHNDHCRATIFSGDEYRILVKLVDCGTKQKMTEDALVYTNLLVYSPVASPDGVVRMDEAVIPIECHYERKYSMSSSSLMPTWIPFMSKQAAEETLEFDLSIMTNDWLHRRGSNVFYLGEPIGIEASVRVGHHTGLRVFVSSCVATLSPDVSSEPRYVFVENGCLVDSELPGSRSSFLSRTQDDELHLTIDAFKFQNEDREELYITCHLNAVPVNDAEAPNKACSFVNGRWRSADGNDYLCGSCQSHEKPSNPGKFGSRRFEKPQEPELFWSGQETNTVWEKAARVGPMIVLPDKQNSGPVPVAALPPGLNRISRPSMFGNKWRTGG, from the exons ATGAATACCTCGTGTTTTGGGGTTCTTCTCCTGGTTGGACTGTGTTTCAGGTCATATTCTGCTTTTCCTCCCAAAGGTTACTCTCGGCATGCTTCAATTCAAAGTCCTCAGATCACAGGGAGCTCCCAACACACTCTGCAAGCAAAGGATCCATCTGAGGAACAAGAGCAGGTGAATACTGTCCGAGTGACCTGCCATCCAGACTCATTGGAGATTATTATCCAAGCTGACATGTTTGAAGTTGGAGCTCCTGTCAATGGTGATGAGTTACGGCTTGGAGTGGCGCACAATGACCACTGTAGAGCTACAATATTTTCAGGAGATGAGTACAGAATCCTTGTTAAACTCGTGGACTGCGGCACCAAACAAAAG ATGACTGAAGACGCACTGGTCTACACAAACCTGCTCGTATACTCTCCCGTGGCCTCTCCAGATGGGGTGGTTCGAATGGATGAGGCTGTAATTCCAATTGAATGTCATTACGAAAG GAAGTACAGTATGTCCAGTTCTTCCCTCATGCCCACCTGGATCCCCTTCATGTCTAAACAAGCTGCAGAGGAAACTTTGGAGTTTGACTTGAGCATTATGACAA aTGACTGGCTTCATCGAAGAGGCTCTAATGTGTTTTACCTCGGCGAGCCCATCGGCATCGAAGCCTCAGTCCGAGTTGGACATCACACGGGGCTCCGAGTGTTTGTGAGCAGCTGTGTGGCGACACTTTCCCCAGATGTATCCTCTGAGCCGAGATACGTCTTTGTTGAAAATGG GTGCCTGGTTGATTCTGAGCTTCCAGGTTCTAGGTCTAGCTTCTTATCCAGGACACAGGATGACGAGCTCCACTTGACCATTGATGCCTTTAAATTTCAAAATGAGGACAGGGAAGAA CTctacatcacatgtcacctgAATGCTGTACCAGTAAATGATGCAGAGGCACCAAATAAGGCATGCAGTTTTGTAAATGGAAG ATGGAGGTCAGCTGATGGGAATGACTATCTATGTGGCTCTTGTCAAAGTCACGAAAAGCCGAGCAACCCTGGCAAGTTTGGTTCTCGTCGGTTTGAGAAGCCACAAGAACCTGAACTGTTTTGGAGTGGACAGGAAACCAATACAG TGTGGGAAAAGGCGGCACGAGTGGGTCCGATGATTGTCTTGCCAGACAAGCAGAACAGTGGGCCAGTACCTGTGGCggctcttcctcctggtctgaaTAGAATCAGCAGACCTTCAATGTTTGGCA ACAAATGGAGAACCGGTGGATGA
- the scarf2 gene encoding scavenger receptor class F member 2 isoform X1, giving the protein MEVKNSFAVAAVACLLVCATFSQELNPKGRNVCKAPGSPGGPVCCGGWGPLGDECLTPLCEGNFTCKENEVCVRPGECRCRHGYFGASCDTKCPAQFWGPDCKGKCVCYPNGQCDDLTGECSCNHNRWGHNCEYPCMCQKGKCDQETGKCTCHPGIWGPLCNNNCYCSINSVCNAKTGRCMCNPGWTGRNCAIQCNCNNSPCDQFTGRCQCREGLWGPRCERYCQCIQGKCNHGDGSCTCTPGYRGKFCREPCPAGFYGQNCRNRCGHCKGQQPCKVTEGRCITCDRGWNGTRCDQLCSKGFFGEGCQEACPACRDGHHCDPIRGKCSHCNPGWIGDRCEVRCPNGTYGENCENNCSHCFNGICDVVTGECLCDPGFYGTYCNMTCQPGQYGVNCNQTCSCNDKNCDPVSGACYLQPNQRMGVIAAGTLVSFLLIVLLSLLCCCCLCRHKDDHNKKAKRILCGRFSRISTKLPRIPLRRQKLPKVVVAHHDQENTFNCSFIEPPSSAAEQPSPSSWSSQESFSSFESRDEGPVYCLPHEESLNESKEKGSPNPAPEKPEAVPNEDDAGEYTSLKDTSVTKPEGGEQPFLKSSDSEGSTSGSEPTTAALYARIARLSKQSKEDDGGGKDGDGAPTPEAKRNGKPPPSPGKPKPRPPDPSTKPKVSWIHGNTTGSPQPENQGHGGLKALAVQKENKRSSSDGSVKSEERHKMKERSREQQKKQEGKEADANGSPGRHKPLRGKKSGDEQSSPSHMEHINGVVHNALKKISSFHSSSSEKKGAESPKETRKEPPKSPKVIHPHMNSEAATLLAAQLKEKTQSINRNEGTGLTKTNGLSTPKGNREKPTPPQKAKRNPSSGFSQQSSPKTLLPTSSSLHKMVTPGANDLGTPEAKSPEKQDLNGSRPGDPMFDPTPKKTPMKKPPRKKGKEGTLDTSESKTPQHKTAIMPPQVVK; this is encoded by the exons ATGGAGGTGAAGAACTCCTTCGCTGTCGCTGCGGTGGCTTGTCTCCTCGTTTGCGCCACTTTCAGCCAAGAGCTCAATCCCAAAGGCAGGAATGTATGCAAAGCACCCGG ATCCCCGGGGGGGCCCGTGTGCTGCGGCGGCTGGGGGCCGCTGGGGGACGAGTGCCTGACGC CTCTCTGCGAAGGCAACTTCACCTGCAAGGAGAACGAGGTGTGCGTCAGGCCCGGAGAATGTCGCTGTCGCCATGGATACTTCGGAGCGAGCTGTGACACCA AGTGCCCGGCTCAGTTCTGGGGCCCCGACTGCAagggcaagtgtgtgtgttaccccaACGGCCAGTGCGACGACCTGACCGGCGAGTGCTCCTGCAACCACAACCGCTGGGGCCACAACTGCGAGTACCCGTGCATGTGCCAGAAGGGCAAGTGCGACCAGGAGACGGGCAAATGCACGTGCCACCCGGGCATCTGGGGTCCCCTGTGCAACAACAACTGCTACTGCAGCATCAACTCGGTGTGCAACGCCAAAACGGGCCGCTGCATGTGCAACCCGGGCTGGACGGGGAGGAACTGCGCCATCCAGTGCAACTGCAACAACTCGCCGTGCGACCAGTTCACGGGCCGCTGCCAGTGCCGCGAGGGGCTGTGGGGCCCCCGGTGCGAGCGCTACTGCCAGTGCATCCAGGGCAAGTGCAACCACGGGGACGGCTCGTGTACCTGCACGCCGGGGTACCGCGGGAAGTTCTGCAGGGAGCCGTGTCCCGCCGGGTTCTACGGTCAGAACTGCAggaacag GTGCGGGCACTGCAAGGGCCAGCAGCCCTGCAAGGTGACGGAGGGCCGCTGCATCACCTGCGACCGCGGCTGGAACGGGACGCGCTGCGACCAGCTGTGCTCCAAGGGCTTCTTTGGCGAGGGCTGCCAGGAGGCGTGTCCCGCCTGTCGAGACGGACACCACTGCGACCCCATCCGCGGCAAGTGCTCTCACTGCAACCCCGGCTGGATCGGGGACCG GTGCGAGGTGCGCTGCCCCAACGGCACGTACGGCGAGAACTGCGAGAACAACTGCAGCCACTGTTTCAACGGCATCTGTGACGTGGTCACCGGGGAGTGCCTGTGTGACCCGGGCTTCTACGGCACCTA CTGCAACATGACCTGTCAACCCGGCCAGTACGGAGTGAACTGCAACCAGACCTGCTCGTGCAACGACAAGAACTGCGACCCCGTGTCTGGTGCTTGCTATCTCC AGCCCAACCAGCGGATGGGTGTGATTGCGGCGGGAACCCTGGTCTCCTTCTTGCTGATCGTCCTGCTGTCgctgctgtgctgctgctgcctgtgtCGACACAAAGACGACCACAA CAAAAAAGCCAAGCGGATCCTGTGTGGACGATTCAGCCGAATCAGCACCAAACTCCCCCGGATTCCACTGAGGCGACAGAAACTGCCCAAAGTAGTCG TAGCGCACCACGACCAAGAGAACACCTTCAACTGCAGCTTCATCGAGCCCCCCTCGTCGGCGGCCGAGCAgccgtccccctcctcctggtcgTCCCAGgagtccttctcttccttcgaGAGCAGAGACGAGGGGCCGGTGTACTGTTTGCCTCACGAAG AATCTTTGAACGAAAGCAAAGAGAAGGGCAGCCCCAACCCGGCACCGGAGAAGCCAGAAGCCGTCCCCAATGAGGACGATGCAGGGGAGTACACCTCCTTGAAGGACACCAGTGTGACGAAACCAGAGGGCGGCGAGCAGCCCTTCCTCAAGTCTTCTGACAGCGAAGGCTCCACCAGTGGCTCTGAACCCACCACCGCGGCGCTCTACGCCCGCATCGCTCGCCTCTCCAAGCAGTCCAAGGAGGACGATGGCGGTGGCAAGGACGGAGATGGCGCTCCAACACCGGAGGCGAAGCGCAACGGGAAGCCGCCGCCATCGCCCGGCAAGCCCAAACCTCGCCCGCCAGACCCGTCCACCAAGCCCAAAGTATCGTGGATACACGGCAACACCACAGGGTCTCCCCAGCCTGAGAATCAGGGGCACGGGGGATTGAAGGCACTCGCCGtgcagaaggagaacaagaggagctCCAGCGACGGCTCGGTCAAGAGCGAGGAGCGGCAcaagatgaaggagaggagtcgTGAGCAACAGAAGAAacaagaggggaaggaggcggACGCCAACGGCTCCCCCGGTAGACACAAACCTCTGCGAGGTAAGAAGTCCGGGGATGAGCAGAGCAGTCCCAGCCACATGGAGCACATCAATGGAGTGGTTCACAATGCCCTCAAGAAGATCAGCAGCTTCCACAGCTCCTCGTCTGAGAAGAAGGGGGCTGAAAGTCCAAAGGAGACCCGCAAGGAGCCCCCCAAGAGCCCCAAGGTCATCCACCCTCATATGAACTCTGAGGCTGCCACACTCCTGGCTGCTCAGCTCAAGGAGAAAACCCAAAGCATCAACAGGAATGAGGGGACGGGTCTGACGAAGACCAACGGGCTTTCCACACCCAAGGGGAACCGGGAGAAGCCGACACCTCCACAGAAAGCCAAGAGGAACCCGTCCAGTGGATTCAGCCAGCAGAGCTCCCCCAAGACCCTGCTGCCCACCTCGAGCAGCCTCCATAAGATGGTGACGCCCGGCGCCAATGACCTCGGGACCCCTGAAGCCAAGAGCCCGGAGAAGCAGGACTTGAACGGCTCAAGGCCGGGGGACCCGATGTTTGATCCGACGCCAAAGAAGACTCCCATGAAAAAGCCGCCCAGGAAGAAAGGCAAGGAGGGTACGTTGGACACTTCAGAAAGTAAAACCCCCCAGCACAAGACAGCCATTATGCCCCCACAGGTAGTGAAATAA
- the scarf2 gene encoding scavenger receptor class F member 2 isoform X2 yields the protein MEVKNSFAVAAVACLLVCATFSQELNPKGRNVCKAPGSPGGPVCCGGWGPLGDECLTPLCEGNFTCKENEVCVRPGECRCRHGYFGASCDTKCPAQFWGPDCKGKCVCYPNGQCDDLTGECSCNHNRWGHNCEYPCMCQKGKCDQETGKCTCHPGIWGPLCNNNCYCSINSVCNAKTGRCMCNPGWTGRNCAIQCNCNNSPCDQFTGRCQCREGLWGPRCERYCQCIQGKCNHGDGSCTCTPGYRGKFCREPCPAGFYGQNCRNRCGHCKGQQPCKVTEGRCITCDRGWNGTRCDQLCSKGFFGEGCQEACPACRDGHHCDPIRGKCSHCNPGWIGDRCEVRCPNGTYGENCENNCSHCFNGICDVVTGECLCDPGFYGTYCNMTCQPGQYGVNCNQTCSCNDKNCDPVSGACYLQPNQRMGVIAAGTLVSFLLIVLLSLLCCCCLCRHKDDHNKKAKRILCGRFSRISTKLPRIPLRRQKLPKVVESLNESKEKGSPNPAPEKPEAVPNEDDAGEYTSLKDTSVTKPEGGEQPFLKSSDSEGSTSGSEPTTAALYARIARLSKQSKEDDGGGKDGDGAPTPEAKRNGKPPPSPGKPKPRPPDPSTKPKVSWIHGNTTGSPQPENQGHGGLKALAVQKENKRSSSDGSVKSEERHKMKERSREQQKKQEGKEADANGSPGRHKPLRGKKSGDEQSSPSHMEHINGVVHNALKKISSFHSSSSEKKGAESPKETRKEPPKSPKVIHPHMNSEAATLLAAQLKEKTQSINRNEGTGLTKTNGLSTPKGNREKPTPPQKAKRNPSSGFSQQSSPKTLLPTSSSLHKMVTPGANDLGTPEAKSPEKQDLNGSRPGDPMFDPTPKKTPMKKPPRKKGKEGTLDTSESKTPQHKTAIMPPQVVK from the exons ATGGAGGTGAAGAACTCCTTCGCTGTCGCTGCGGTGGCTTGTCTCCTCGTTTGCGCCACTTTCAGCCAAGAGCTCAATCCCAAAGGCAGGAATGTATGCAAAGCACCCGG ATCCCCGGGGGGGCCCGTGTGCTGCGGCGGCTGGGGGCCGCTGGGGGACGAGTGCCTGACGC CTCTCTGCGAAGGCAACTTCACCTGCAAGGAGAACGAGGTGTGCGTCAGGCCCGGAGAATGTCGCTGTCGCCATGGATACTTCGGAGCGAGCTGTGACACCA AGTGCCCGGCTCAGTTCTGGGGCCCCGACTGCAagggcaagtgtgtgtgttaccccaACGGCCAGTGCGACGACCTGACCGGCGAGTGCTCCTGCAACCACAACCGCTGGGGCCACAACTGCGAGTACCCGTGCATGTGCCAGAAGGGCAAGTGCGACCAGGAGACGGGCAAATGCACGTGCCACCCGGGCATCTGGGGTCCCCTGTGCAACAACAACTGCTACTGCAGCATCAACTCGGTGTGCAACGCCAAAACGGGCCGCTGCATGTGCAACCCGGGCTGGACGGGGAGGAACTGCGCCATCCAGTGCAACTGCAACAACTCGCCGTGCGACCAGTTCACGGGCCGCTGCCAGTGCCGCGAGGGGCTGTGGGGCCCCCGGTGCGAGCGCTACTGCCAGTGCATCCAGGGCAAGTGCAACCACGGGGACGGCTCGTGTACCTGCACGCCGGGGTACCGCGGGAAGTTCTGCAGGGAGCCGTGTCCCGCCGGGTTCTACGGTCAGAACTGCAggaacag GTGCGGGCACTGCAAGGGCCAGCAGCCCTGCAAGGTGACGGAGGGCCGCTGCATCACCTGCGACCGCGGCTGGAACGGGACGCGCTGCGACCAGCTGTGCTCCAAGGGCTTCTTTGGCGAGGGCTGCCAGGAGGCGTGTCCCGCCTGTCGAGACGGACACCACTGCGACCCCATCCGCGGCAAGTGCTCTCACTGCAACCCCGGCTGGATCGGGGACCG GTGCGAGGTGCGCTGCCCCAACGGCACGTACGGCGAGAACTGCGAGAACAACTGCAGCCACTGTTTCAACGGCATCTGTGACGTGGTCACCGGGGAGTGCCTGTGTGACCCGGGCTTCTACGGCACCTA CTGCAACATGACCTGTCAACCCGGCCAGTACGGAGTGAACTGCAACCAGACCTGCTCGTGCAACGACAAGAACTGCGACCCCGTGTCTGGTGCTTGCTATCTCC AGCCCAACCAGCGGATGGGTGTGATTGCGGCGGGAACCCTGGTCTCCTTCTTGCTGATCGTCCTGCTGTCgctgctgtgctgctgctgcctgtgtCGACACAAAGACGACCACAA CAAAAAAGCCAAGCGGATCCTGTGTGGACGATTCAGCCGAATCAGCACCAAACTCCCCCGGATTCCACTGAGGCGACAGAAACTGCCCAAAGTAGTCG AATCTTTGAACGAAAGCAAAGAGAAGGGCAGCCCCAACCCGGCACCGGAGAAGCCAGAAGCCGTCCCCAATGAGGACGATGCAGGGGAGTACACCTCCTTGAAGGACACCAGTGTGACGAAACCAGAGGGCGGCGAGCAGCCCTTCCTCAAGTCTTCTGACAGCGAAGGCTCCACCAGTGGCTCTGAACCCACCACCGCGGCGCTCTACGCCCGCATCGCTCGCCTCTCCAAGCAGTCCAAGGAGGACGATGGCGGTGGCAAGGACGGAGATGGCGCTCCAACACCGGAGGCGAAGCGCAACGGGAAGCCGCCGCCATCGCCCGGCAAGCCCAAACCTCGCCCGCCAGACCCGTCCACCAAGCCCAAAGTATCGTGGATACACGGCAACACCACAGGGTCTCCCCAGCCTGAGAATCAGGGGCACGGGGGATTGAAGGCACTCGCCGtgcagaaggagaacaagaggagctCCAGCGACGGCTCGGTCAAGAGCGAGGAGCGGCAcaagatgaaggagaggagtcgTGAGCAACAGAAGAAacaagaggggaaggaggcggACGCCAACGGCTCCCCCGGTAGACACAAACCTCTGCGAGGTAAGAAGTCCGGGGATGAGCAGAGCAGTCCCAGCCACATGGAGCACATCAATGGAGTGGTTCACAATGCCCTCAAGAAGATCAGCAGCTTCCACAGCTCCTCGTCTGAGAAGAAGGGGGCTGAAAGTCCAAAGGAGACCCGCAAGGAGCCCCCCAAGAGCCCCAAGGTCATCCACCCTCATATGAACTCTGAGGCTGCCACACTCCTGGCTGCTCAGCTCAAGGAGAAAACCCAAAGCATCAACAGGAATGAGGGGACGGGTCTGACGAAGACCAACGGGCTTTCCACACCCAAGGGGAACCGGGAGAAGCCGACACCTCCACAGAAAGCCAAGAGGAACCCGTCCAGTGGATTCAGCCAGCAGAGCTCCCCCAAGACCCTGCTGCCCACCTCGAGCAGCCTCCATAAGATGGTGACGCCCGGCGCCAATGACCTCGGGACCCCTGAAGCCAAGAGCCCGGAGAAGCAGGACTTGAACGGCTCAAGGCCGGGGGACCCGATGTTTGATCCGACGCCAAAGAAGACTCCCATGAAAAAGCCGCCCAGGAAGAAAGGCAAGGAGGGTACGTTGGACACTTCAGAAAGTAAAACCCCCCAGCACAAGACAGCCATTATGCCCCCACAGGTAGTGAAATAA